The following is a genomic window from Rutidosis leptorrhynchoides isolate AG116_Rl617_1_P2 chromosome 8, CSIRO_AGI_Rlap_v1, whole genome shotgun sequence.
TATACCGACAGTCCAACACGGGAAAATCCTGAAAAAAGTGAATCGGTAAAAGCCGGTTCAAACCGAAACCAATTCTTaatgggttaaagccaaaaataggctacaaacttacacaaatgtaccgatgtcgcccacaaactcaaacccgtcctactgtcgcctacaaactcatAAAAAATGTGCTGGTGTTAACATTTCGttaccggttacctgctgaaccggtaaagatAATTATTGTAGTAacttttttattcattttatatgtcccgatgtcacccatatactttcagttgtgtcctgatgtcgcccatatactttcagttgtgtcccgatgtcgcccatatattttcagttctgtttcgatgtatcatcgacgtgtcatgactacttagaagccacgtaatcaaccattttggttgacggttaaaaaagtattttgtttatattagcacattttttataagtttgtaagcgacagtaggacgaaaatgagtttgtggtgacatcggtacatttgtgtaagtttgtagcctatttttggctttaacccattCTTAATATATAATCGAAAAAATCGATCCAAAAAAACTGAACTGAACCGGAACTAATTTTTTTCCATCTAGTTTTTCTTCTTTCCATAACCGGTTTAAACTAGTTGAGTTGCGTCCTGTACATGGGGCCACTGTCATAACAACTAAATCATTCAATATATAGATGGCGATCACGAGCCAATTATATCGTAGACCAGGCCCATAAGGTGTATTATTCCTTATATGGAGTCCATATTACTTGGTTACTTTCTTAGGCTTTTTGGGGATTTTAAGTTTTGTTACATAATGTATTTTCGTAGGATACGATGCTTGATTTATTTTCTTTCTTCGGCTGTTTATTGTATCCAAAACTTAACTACATATTGTTAAGGTGCATTATACTTTTAGTTTGAGACTTTATCTATATATCTCTGTAACATGTAAATCTCAATAATAcaaatcaaataaataaatttatggaATGTGTGGTTGAAAAGGGAGAGTTGACATATATCACTTTCATGGGTACTGTGCCCTATTAAGAGTATTGAATGACTACCTCATCTCTAATATCTATATGTTGAATTTGGATCGTGACATTTGATTGTGTAACAAAATCTTAGGTCCCATTTCTTTATGCTCATTGTTTCCTTTTGTTCTTGGCctccattttatttaattaaaggaCAAATAACTTCTCTTATtttgtttataaataataataatacatcaaACCATGTTGGTGGTTAATAAAATATTCAAAGTTTTGTCGACCAATTAACTTATCAAGTGTTAAACATTGAATCGAGTTAGTGTTAAAAATGCATACATAAAATTATAAACTTTTGTACCTTTCATTATTCTTTTAACGCAATTTTATGATTTGGTACAACTTGTATCGTACAAGACATACTATAAGATTTGAGTTCTTGAACTCCAATTAATTTATACTAGATTACTTAGATAGTCTAAAAGAATCTTTTCATGCATTTTTAAAGTGTTGTCTATAAGTGCATGGTAATATATAAGAGAAGAGGGATATCAATATGCACATAGAAGATCGATGCAATTAATCAAGAAACACACAAGATACAAATATACCATAATGTATATTAGTACGTACTAAACCGTCTAACATTGGATATCAATATGATCATAAGAAATTACTacgaatatctatatataattgttaattaattaattaaactccTAATGATGGATGCTTGAGGACTATCATCATCAATGGTGGACAATAATCGGGAGAGACGATCACTTAGGTCATCAACCTCCTTGTGCAAGCTTCTAACGTAGTTGCACGTCTCGTGTAACACCTTTGAAGCCGATGCCTACACCAAAAGAGTATAGCAAAATGAAGATTTGATTGGATCAATATATTAATTAGATCATCTCACATGAAACATTTGACATCTAATTAGTAAACATAATTTACCATGTTCTACTAAAGGATTggttgtttgattcaagcttaagaTCTTTAGGTTGCATTTTGATTTCGGAAAACAAATGATAACTTGAAGTAACTTTATCCGTTTTGTAAATGATATGTACGGAATAGTAGTTTTATCGTGTATGTATCACCAGCAAAAACATGATTAGGTGCAAGGACACTGACATATTACTAAATAATCAGTTATATATGCatgaaagcatttcagttattttaTCTTTCTTGATTCCCAAAAGCTAGGACAAAAGTTAAGTACGTtgtttttatacaataaaattaaataAGCATTATGAAACCTAATCCTACATTTTGATTATAAAGAGAAATGTTAATTAATGCCCTAATAACACACGTTAGAATTTATTAAACACATTAAAACTTTGCATTTACTACACAAAATTCTTTAATTATACTACTAATAAATTTCAAATTGTACATTAATCTTATTTTAGTTAAGATTTTTTTAAACATAGCTCTTAGGACTATGCTTAAGACTTTAGGACATGTATTACTTACTTGTACATTTATAATAACTTCCTCAAATAACCACCCTACTAACTTTTGTTTACCACTATTAATGCATAAAAGAATTCTTAAGTATAATATTTAAAGAAAAGTAACCTTTTGTTAACTGTGATGATTTGTACGGAATCAAATTTTTAGCCACACACGATCAAATATGGTTTAAAGTGTTATAATGTATAACTTTATACGTCTAAAAATTAGTTGTACACGGATTACTCCTCATTTGTTAACTTTTACCCTTAGAACACTTGCCATCATTTCTCAATTATAAATACCAATATAAATCAAATGCTATAAACTGAACTTGGGCAGTATTTTCTCTTGAATTATTAAGAATTTATATAGTTTTTAAATTAGTTAAGAAGTGAATAGAGAAACTATACTATACCTTTTTGGAACGATGGCTACGAAGCTCAGGAAGGAGTTGTTGCAACTTTGACACGAGTTCGATAATCTGGTCGTCTGTGATCCTTGACGACGTTCCTGACCTTCTGCTCGACATTATGACCAACAATAATTAAGATTATTATATTtgattgatatatatgtatatgtatattatgtatAGTATGAAAGCAATTGAGTAGGGCGAGTTAGAATGCATATATAATTGTAGGTACATGAGGGGGGTTTATATACATGGATGGAGTTAGTTAAGGATGGGTGTTGTACTCGTATATTCATATAAGAGAAATCACTACGGCCCTATCAGTTTTCTGCTCGAGTGTATAAAATTGGTGCCATGTAGGGCTTATGGTTAGCCCCATCATATGACTTATGGGAACCTTTGGTTAGCTAGCTATATATATGGTTCAAAACACTATATATTATGTATCGGGCCTGATCCAAACAAACATGTTTTGAACAATCACATGGTTGAGAACCATATGATCACGTGATCGATATGATATTTGACAATTGGATCTTCCCGGATTATGAATTTATGATACAAATGGTAATTTATAGGAGAAAAGAATAAAATATTAATTTATGGTACCTCTATCAATTGACCTTTGAATTAACTTACGGTACAAAACTACCGTTACAAACTGAAAAACTGttatttttctatattttttttaacaaaaataaagaaaatttaAAAATTCAAGGCTTCTTATCAACACTAAAGAGTATCAAAACATGACACGAAAAGCTCTGGCACGCCTCACAACTTAAAAGCGAACCAAACCTAAACAAGCCAAAAGCTATTTAAAGGTGAGCTGAGCCGAAGGATAAAAAACAACAACCGGAACCAAAaccaaccaacacaacaaagtcaTCTAAAAGGAACAAACCTAACAAGTAAAAGACACAACCAAACACCAAATGAAACACTAACTATAACCACTACTCACAAACCGTAAACCCGAGAACAAACAAGAATGATAAAAACAAACAGGAAACCAACCAAGACACCAACCAAAAAGCAACAACATCCAAAGAAAAGGAATCAAATCAAAGGGGATTAAGTTTCGCATCGGCACACAAAACTTTTCTTCCTCACTTACCCGGTTTACAAACCTTACCATCGATCTTCTCAAGACAAAGAAAATTTTCCGAGCGAGACTTGAACAAATAAGCCATCGGAAAACCGAAAAAAGAAGAACCCACTAATTTGCCTTCAAATTGAGGAGGATCGAGCACCGACTAAAAAAAAGGTGATATTCTATCCAAATTACCTGATGAGTCTATAAACTTTATTCATAATTTTCCTTATAAATTACAAATTTTGCATGAACAGTCTTTAAAATTAACCGCCTTTAAAAAATAAAACGTTAATTTTCTTCACATATCACATATAAAGATAAAACTAACATTTTGTTCCCTTTGTTATCATCCTCATCTTCATTTCTACCAAAATCTTGGTAGGGTGGAAAATATAGATGATGAAGTGTAAAGAAAAATGACGGTTTTCTCTCACAAGCCGGCATGTGAGAAGATTTCACATTTTTTTAACGAGCGTTAGTTCCAGTAATTGTCCATGCAAAATTTGTAGATCTCGAGTATTATTCACTCAaagtttgagaattaaagtagttgTAAAACCACGTCTCACATCGGataaagaaagaaagtattggtgcCTTATAAGCTTAAAGATGCGGCTAATTAGTATCTTGCATCATGGTTTTTAGTTGAAACCTGGGATACCATGTTAGTCCACTGTTTTAGCTTGTGAGGGGAGATTGTCTCTCGGGGTGTGACAGACACTCGGTTCGTAAATCTCCTGAGGTAACCTCAcgggtgtagtgacctgaacttttccatgattatatattaaatgaaattgatatttacatgattaaatatttccaacatgttaagcaatcaaacttgttaagacttgattgtttgaaatgagtttcatgtagacaattgaccacccagtttgcccaatgattcacgaacgtcataacttgtgataattatataatcgttttatttttttatgatgtaagtttttattttatatatatatatatatatatatatatatatatatatatatatatatatatatatatatatatatatatatatatatatatatatataagaaatacaattaaatcaaagatgtacaagtgaaatactatttgctacagtaaaatactatttgctacagtaaacacattttactcgtattcaatccgtattcgtactcgtacaatacccagcctctagacgtatatactattgatatatacacttcaatgatcagctcttagcagccttaatgagtcatctaaacatgtgggaaccatcatttggcaactagcatgaaatatctaactaaAATACAAACTAacggaaccttatattcaagggtaggatcacgttttttctTCACCAacaataacactttcatttttcaactttcatgcatcaaacttatctctctcttgttctctcttgatgtcctaagtgttcttcatcaccttcataaaaaatctagctcaatctagctcataaatcctaacctagatcaacttacaaaataactactcaagaacacaccaaaaacactttcaagtttactagcttactttcaatcttacaaatccatttcaagtgatcatctaatttcaagaaatctttcttatttacagtaagatatctttctaattcaaggtaatactcatattcaaactttgattcaatttctataactataacaatcttatttcgagtggaaatcttacttgaacttgttttcgtgtcatgattctgcttcaagaactttcaagccatccaaggatcctttgaagctagatctatatttctcatttccagtaggtttacctactaaaaataaggtagtaatgatgttcataacatcattcgattcatacatataaaaccatcttattggaagatttaaacttgtaatcactagaacatagtttagttaattctaaacttgttcgcaaataaagttaatccctctaacttggcttttaaaattaactaaacacatgttctatatctatatgatatgctaacttaatgatttaaaacctggaaacacgatgaacaccgtaaaaccggacatacgccgtcgtagtgaaactgagggctgttttgggtgagaaaaataaaaactatcttaatctttgaattggaagtttgttttctggaaaaattatatttcatatgaacatgatactatatccaaaaattatggttaaactcaaagtggaagtatgtttttcaaaatggtcatcaagatgtcgttctttcaacggaaatgactacctctttagtaaatgacttataacctgtatttccgactataaacttatactttttctgtttagtttcataagttatagttcattataaaaccatagcaacttgaataactcaaaacggatttaaagcgaagaaattatgggtaaagcaaaattggaaaattttacttgttgtagctacgaaaattttacaacaaatctacactaatcatatcctagctaacttatattgtattatacatgtattctaatatatattatataatcttgggataccatagacacgtatacaatgttttgacatatcatatcgacccatctatatatattatttggaacaaccatagacactctatatgctgtaatgttcgagttcgctatacagggttgaggttgattccaaatatatatatactttgagttgtgatctagcctgagacgtgtatacactgggtcgtggattgattcaagatattatatattgatttatttctgtacatctaactgtggacaactagttgtaggttactaacgaggactgctaacttaacaaacttaaatcataaaaacgtaataaaaaatgttgtgaatatatttcaatcatactttgatatatatgtacacatttgttataggttcgtgaatcaaccagtggccaagtcttatttccaacgaaggaaaaatctgtgaaagtgagttatagtcccatttttttactatctaatatttttgggatgagaatacatgcagttttataaatgttttacaaaatagacacaagtacttgaaactacattctatgttggattatgaataccgaatatcgccctttttagcttggtaacctaagaattagggaaca
Proteins encoded in this region:
- the LOC139862657 gene encoding transcription factor PRE6-like; its protein translation is MSSRRSGTSSRITDDQIIELVSKLQQLLPELRSHRSKKASASKVLHETCNYVRSLHKEVDDLSDRLSRLLSTIDDDSPQASIIRSLIN